CAGTCGTCGATATCAAAGGCCGCAAAAGCCATGAGACAGTGGCGGATGCCCTGAAGATCGTAGAAAATTTAGAACATAGAGCAGGCAAAGATGCCGAAGGTAAGACAGGTGACGGAGTTGGAATCTTATTACAGATTTCCCACAAGTTTTTCTCCAGAGTCTGTAAACCTCTCGGCATCTTTTTACGTTCCGAGAGAGACTATGGTGTGGGGATGTTCTTCTTCCCGCAGGATGAGCTGAAGCGAAATCAGGCGAAAAATATTTTTGAAGTGATCGTTCAGAAAGAAGGGATGAAGTTCCTCGGCTGGAGAGAAGTCCCTGTAAAAGAGGAAGTGCTCGGCACCCGGGCAAGAGCATGTATGCCGTGTATTATGCAGGCATTCATAGAACGGCCGGACAGAACAGAAAAAGGCATTGATTTTGACCGGCGCCTGTATGTAGTGCGCCGTGTCTTTGAACAGAGCAGCGACGATACATATGTGGCGTCTCTTTCCAGCCGGACGATCGCATATAAAGGAATGTTTCTCGTAGGACAGCTCCGTTCTTTCTTTACAGACCTGCAGTGCCCGGATTACGAATCTGCGATCGCACTTGTGCACTCGCGGTTCAGTACAAACACGAACCCAAGCTGGGAGCGGGCACATCCGAACAGGTTTATCGTACATAACGGAGAGATCAACACGATCCGGGGCAATGTTGACAAAATGCGCGCGAGGGAAGAAAATATGGAGTCCGAATGCCTGAAAGGCGAGCTGCATAAAGTGCTGCCGGCGGTGAGCAGCGCAGGTTCGGATTCCGCAATGCTCGATAACGCGGTGGAATTTATGGTTATGAGCGGGATGGAACTTCCCCTGGCTGTTATGATATCCATTCCCGAACCGTGGGCAAATACGAAAGATATCTCCCGGAAGAAAAGAGATTTTTATCAATATTATGCGACAATGATGGAGCCGTGGGACGGTCCTGCCTCCATCCTGTTCAGCGACGGCGACTGCATGGGAGCGGTCCTTGACCGGAACGGGCTGAGACCGTCCAGGTATTACATTACTTCCGACGACCGTCTGATCCTGTCGTCGGAAGTAGGCGTACTTGGCATAGAGCCGTCCGGGATCGTGCTCAAGGAGCGGCTGCATCCCGGCAAGATGCTGCTTGTAGATACCGCGGCAGGAAAACTTATAGACGATGAGGAACTGAAAGAAATGTATGCCGGCCGCCAGCCTTACGGCGAGTGGCTGGACAGTAACCTTATAAAGCTGAAAGACCTGAAGATCCCAAATGAAAAGGTACCGTCATACACAGGCGAGGAGTGCAAAAAGCTTCAGAAAGCTTTCGGATATTCCTATGAAGAAGTAAAGACTTCTATACTGAATATGGCCAGGAACGGGATAGAACAAACGGCGGCAATGGGGGCCGACATACCACTGGCAGTGCTGTCCGGCAGGCATCAGAATCTGTTTGCCTATTTTAAACAGCTGTTCGCACAGGTCACCAATCCTCCTATTGACGCGATCCGGGAGGAGATCGTGACATCCACGACGGTATATATCGGAAGAGACGGGAACCTTCTGAAGGAAAGCGCACAAAACTGCAGAATGCTCAAGGTCAATAATCCGATTCTCACCAACACAGACCTGCTGAAAATAAAGAACATAAAAGCAGACGGTTTCAAGGCGGCTGAGATACCTATTGTATACTATAAAAATTCCGGTCTTGAAAAAGCCATAGACTATCTGTTCATCGAGGTGGACCGGGCGATCCGGGAAGGGGCGAATATACTCGTTCTGTCAGACCGGGGCGTGGATGAGTACCATGTGGCCATGCCGTCTCTTTTGGCAGTGTCCGGTTTGCAGCAGCATCTTGTGCGGACAAAAAAGCGGACGTCAGTGGCTATTATAGTAGAGACGGGAGAACCAAGAGAAGTACATCATTTTGCCGCGCTGCTCGGATACGGGGCCTGTGCCGTCAACCCATATCTTGCACATGAAACGATCCGGCAGCTCATAGACACTGACATGCTCCAGAAAGATTATTACGCGGCAGTAGATGATTACAATGAGGCGGTCATACACGGCATTGTAAAGATCGCTTCCAAGATGGGCATTTCCACCATACAGTCTTACCAGGGCGCTAAAATATTTGAGGCGCTTGGACTGAAAGAAGACTTTATCCGCCAGTATTTTACCGATACCGTGAGCCGGATCGGGGGGATCGGCATGGAGGAGATAGCCGGAGACTATATGGCGCGTCACTCGGAGGCTTTTGATCCGCTCGGGCTGGAGGCAGAACTTACGCTGGACAGTATAGGACAGCACAAGGCCAGGAGCGGCGGAGAAAGGCATCTGTATAATCCCCGTACGATACATCTGCTGCAGCAGTCCACAAGAAGGGGAGATTATGAGCTGTTCAGAGAGTATGCAAAACTTATAAACAAAGAGCAGGAAGCTGTCAGTCTGAGAGGCCAGCTTGCATTCAATTATCCGGAAAAAGGAATTCCGATAGAGGAAGTAGAAAGCATAGAAGATATTGTTAAGAGATTTAAAACAGGCGCCATGTCATACGGTTCCATATCGAAAGAAGCGCATGAGACACTGGCTGAGGCCATGAATGAACTGCACGGAAAGTCAAACAGCGGCGAGGGAGGAGAAGAGACAGAGCGGCTGTCCGGCAGCCGCTGTTCTGCCATCAAACAAGTGGCTTCCGGGCGGTTCGGAGTCACATCCCGCTATCTTGTGAGCGCACAGGAAATACAGATAAAAATGGCGCAGGGGGCAAAACCAGGGGAGGGCGGCCATCTTCCAGGCACAAAGGTATATCCGTGGATCGCAAAAACACGGCATTCCACCCCAGGTGTCAGCCTCATATCCCCGCCTCCCCACCACGATATCTATTCCATTGAAGACCTGGCACAGCTTATCTATGACTGTAAAAATGCCAATAAGGACGCGCGCATATCCGTCAAACTTGTATCTGAGGCCGGCGTTGGCACTGTGGCGGCCGGCGTTGCCAAAGCGGGGGCAGGACTGATCCTTATCTCCGGATACGACGGAGGGACCGGGGCAGCGCCGGGAAGTTCGATCCACAATGCAGGACTTCCGTGGGAACTTGGCCTGGCAGAAACGCACCAGACGCTCATACAGAACGGGCTTCGGGAACGGGTGCGGCTTGAGACAGACGGGAAACTGATGAGCGGCAGAGATGTGGCGGTTGCGGCAATACTTGGCGCAGAGGAATTTGGATTTGCGACAGCACCGCTCGTGACGCTCGGATGTGTCATGATGCGAGTGTGCGATCTGGATACGTGCCCGGTGGGAGTCGCCACCCAGAATCCAAAGCTTCGCAGACGTTTTACAGGAAAGCCGGAATACGTTGTGAACTTCATGTGCTTTATCGCAGAAAATCTGCGGGAATATATGGCAAGACTTGGTGTGCGGACCATCGATGAGCTTGTCGGAAGAACAGATCTTCTTAAAACAAGAGAAGTTCCCGTTTCCGACCGGGCGGCAAAGCTTGATCTGAAACAGATTCTGTATAACCCATACGGAAAGGAACCGGTTCCGGCCATATACGATCCGAAGAAAAAGTATGACTTTCAGCTGGAAAAGACGCTGGATGAAAAGGTTCTTGTGAAAGAACTTCTGCCGGCGCTGGAAAAAGGCCATAAAAAAAGCATTAAAGTTGACGTGTCGAATACGGACCGTACCTTTGGCACGATGTTTGGATCTGAGATCACAAGACGTTATCCGGACGGACTGCCGGAAGACACCTTCATTGTAAAATGCAGGGGTGCCGGAGGACAGTCATTCGGAGCGTTCATACCGTCCGGCCTGACGCTGGAGCTCACCGGGGACACCAACGATTACTTCGGAAAAGGTCTTTCAGGCGGCAAGCTTTCCGTTATGCCTCCGGAAGACGTCAAGTACAGACATGACGAAAATATTATCGCAGGCAATGTGGCGCTTTATGGCGCTACCGGAGGAAAGGCATTTATCGGCGGAGTGGCGGGAGAGCGCTTTGCAGTGCGCAATTCAGGAGCTACTGCAGTGGTAGAAGGAGTCGGGGACCATGGATGCGAGTATATGACCGGAGGAAGAGTCGCAGTGCTCGGCCGGACCGGAAGAAACTTCGCGGCCGGCATGAGCGGCGGTGTCGCCTATGTGCTCGACATGGACAACGATCTATACAAGAAGGTAAACAAGCAGCTCGTCAATATAGAACACGTGACATCCAAATATGATGTGGCCCAGCTGAAACAGATGATCGAAGAACATACCGCGTGTACCGGTTCCGTGACCGGAAAAGCAATTCTGCAAGACTTTACAGAGTATCTGCCGCGGTTTAAAAAGATAATCCCGGCAGATTATGAGATGATGATGACGGCCATCCTGCAGATGGAGGAGCAGGGTATGGGAAGTGAAGAAGCCAAGATCGAAGCATTTTATGCAATCAGAGGCGGAAGATAGGAGGCGTATAAAATGGGAAAAGCAACAGGATTTATGGAATATGACAGACAGGATAAGGAGGCCGAAGCGCCAAAGTCCCGCATCAGGCATTACAATGAATTTTACACGCCTTTGCCGCGGGAGGAGCAGGAGCGCCAGGGGGCCAGATGCATGTCATGCGGCGTTCCGTTCTGCCAGTCGGGAGAACAGATCATGGGCATGGCAAGCGGATGTCCGCTCCACAATCTTATACCTGAGTGGAACGACCTCATTTACCGTGGAAATTGGGAAGAAGCATATTACCGCCTGAAAAAGACGAATAATTTTCCGGAATTTACATCGAGAGTCTGCCCGTCACTGTGTGAGGCGGCCTGTACCTGTTCGCTGAACGGGGATGCGGTGACGGCAAAAGCCAATGAATATGGAATTATTGAGAATGCATATAAGATGGGGTATGCGTCCGCCAGGCAGGTCAGAGTCAGAACCGGAAAAAAGATAGCGGTCATAGGCTCCGGACCATCCGGTCTGGCGGCCGCTGATCTTTTGAACAGAAGAGGCCACAGCGTCACGGTATTTGAACGGGAAGACAAAGCCGGAGGGCTGCTCCGCTATGGGATCCCGAACATGAAGCTGGAAAAGCAGGTGATCGACAGGAAGCTGTCTATAATGGAAGAAGAAGGCATCGCTTTTGTGACCGGATGCAATGTGGGAAAGGACAGAAAAGCGGACAGCATCTTGATGGAATTTGACTGTGCCTTGCTGGCATGCGGAGCCTCCCGCCCGAGAGATATCAAAGTGCCTGGACGTGACGCAAAGGGGATTCATTTTGCGGTGGATTTTCTCAAGTCCACGACAAAGGCGCTTTGGGCAAACGAGATGAAACCGAAGGACGGGACGTATATTTCGGCAAAAGGAAAAAGAGTGCTTGTCATCGGCGGAGGCGATACCGGAAATGACTGTGTCGGAACCGTTGTGCGCCACAGAGCGGCATCGGTGCTTCAGCTTGAAATGATGCCGAAAGCGCCTGAACACCGAACAGAAGAGAATCCGTGGCCGGAATGGCCGAAGGTGAGCAAGACGGATTACGGACAGGAGGAGGCCGCCGCTGTGTTCGGGCAGGATCCGAGAGTCTATGAGACTACAGTGAAAGAATTTATCAAAGATGAGAACGGAAACGTGTGTAAAGCGGTACTCACGAAACTGGAGGGCAGGAGAGATAAGAAATCCGGCCGTATAATAATGGCAGAAGCCGCAGGAAGTGAATATACTGTAGAAGCGGACCTTGTGCTGATCGCCGCCGGTTTTCTCGGGTGCGAGCCGTATATTGCCAATGCATTCGGGGTGAAGACAGATGAGCGCGGCAATGCAGCGACGTCAAAGGGAGGATACCGCACGAATGCGGAAGCTGTGTTCGCGGCGGGAGATATGCGCAGGGGGCAGTCCCTTGTCGTGTGGGCGATCCGGGAAGGGCGTGAAGCTGCCCGGGAAGTGGATAAAAGTCTGATGGGATATACAAATCTTAATATTCAGTGAAGAGAATTGTTACGAAAGTATTAAATTTTATTGCAAAATTTGGCAATATAAGGTATAATCATTCCTAGATGTAGGGGTACTTTGTCTATGTTAGACGAATGAGGGAGTTTAAAATAAGTAAAAAGGATGATTATTATGAAGAGATTGAAAGCTACGTTGGTGACAGTAGCGCTGACCAGTTCCCTGATCGTAACGCCGGTGTTCGCAGAACCGTCGGTAGATGATCTGAAGGCGAACAAGAAGGCAGCGGAAGAACAAGTCAGTTCACTGCAGAGCCAGCTGACAGATTTGCTGAACAAGCTCGGCCAGCTGGAGGAGGATCTGATCGCCAAAGGGGAGGAGATCACAAAGGCAGAGGAAGACCTGAAAGAAGCAGAGGCACTTGAGAAAAAGCAGTACGAGGACATGAAGCTTCGGATCCAGTTCATGTATGAAGAAGGAAATACGAGCGCGGTAGAGGCGATCGTAACGTCCGAGAATTTTGGAGATCTGGTCAATAAAGCAGAATATGTACAGAATGTGCATGATTATGACCGCGATAAACTTCAGGAATATGTGGATACGAAGCAGAAGATCGCAGATTTGAAGACAACTCTGGAAGAAGAGAAGACGAATCTCGAGAGTATGCAGTCTGAGTATGAAAGCAAAGAAGATGAATTAAATACGACGATAGAGACTAAAAAGTCAGAGATCGCAGATTTTGATGACCAGATACAGGCGGCGGCGGAAGCTGCGGCGGCCGAGGCTGCTAGACAGCAGGAAGCGCAGCGCCAGGCGGTAGCGTCAGACAATAATGGCGGAGGCGGCTCCGGTTCAGGCGGCGGCACGAACAGCGGCGGAGGCGGCAGTTCATCCGGTATCGATTATACAGGAACAGGCAATACGGCTACGGCACAGGCGATCGTAAGCGCGGCGTACAGCCAGCTCGGTGTGCCATATGTATGGGGAGGCACTACACCGGGAGCAGGGCTGGATTGTTCCGGACTCACACAATACTGCCACAGAGTAGCCGGGATCAGTATCGGACGTACGTCACAGGTACAGGGAGGCGGCGGAAAAGCGGTCAGCAGTCCGCAGCCGGGAGACCTGGTATGTTACGGAACGCATATTGGTATTTATATAGGAAATGGACAGATGATCCATGCACCACACACAGGGGATGTAGTTAAGGTAGCAAATGTATATGGTTCACCATGGTACAGACGTTACTGGTAAGGGGAAATACTTAGACTAAGGAGAGACTTATGAGGAAACTGTGTAGAGTGTGTACGATTTCATTGCTGGCGGGAGTTCTGGTTGTAACACCGGTGTCTGCAGAACCGTCGGTAAACGATTTGGAGAGCAGTAAGGCGGCAGCCGAGAACGAGGTCAGCGCCCTTCAGAGTGAATTGTCAGCGACATTAGACAAGATCGCGTCACTGGAAGCTGAGCTGAAAGAAAAGACAGAAGCGGTAGTAAAGACGAATGAAGAGCTGGAAGAGGCGGCCTATCAGGAGCGCCAGCAGTACAGCGACATGAAACTCCGCATCCGGTATATGTATGAAGAAGGGGACGGCAGCGCTGTAGAGACACTTTTATCTGCAAAGAGCTTTTCCGATTTGGTTAATAAAGCGGAATACGTGCAGAATGTGCACAGTTACGATAAGCAAAAACTCGAAGAATATATCAAGACAAAAGAAAAAGTTGAGACATTAAAAAACAGTCTGGACACAGATGTAGAGAATATGCAGGCTAAGCAGACAGCGCTGCAGAAAGAAAAAGAGTCCTTAAGCGGCACGATCTCTTCCAAACAGTCTCAGATCGCACAGCTGGACGCAAGCATTCAGGATGCGTTGGCGGCAGCAGTGGAGGAACAGCAGACGGCAGACGGCGGTGGACAGGATGATGCAGACGCAGGTGGAAACGGCAATACAGATAAAGGCAGTTCCAATAACAGCGGAAGCAATGATGACAAAAATTATGCCCCGCCTTCCGGCGGCAGCGGCGCGGCGGTTGCCAGTTATGCCTGCCAGTTCGTGGGCAACAAGTATGTGTATGGCGGAAGCAGCCTGACAAACGGAACAGATTGTTCCGGCTTTACAATGGCGGTGTACGCGGCCTTTGGAGTATCCCTTCCACATAATGACAGCGCACAGGAGGCGTACGGAAGAGCGGTCAGTTATGCGGAGGCTCAGCCGGGAGATCTGATTTTCTACGGTGGACATGTCGGCATCTATATCGGCGGAGGCAGTATCGTGCATGCATCCAATTCGGCGCCTTATCCTGAGGGTGGGATCAAGATCAGCAGCGCTACATACAAACCGATCAAATGTGTCAGAAGAATTTTTTAAATAAAAGAATGGACGGACCGGCTGTGACCGGTCCGTTTTTGTATTATTTACCTGTCGTATTTTACAGAAAGTTGTTGAATCTCGAGGCAATATATAGTATCCTTTACGTGAGTATAGGTAATTTTGACCAAGTATTTTTATTGATTGAATGTTAACAGTTCAACAAGTATCATTTACAGGAAAGGTGAAAATATGAAGAATAGACTGACCCAGGCTGTTATAGTTGCATCGGTGGCAAGTGCGCTCGTAGTGACTCCGGTGTTCGCAGAACCGTCGGTGGACGATCTGAAGAAAAATAAAGCGGCAGCCGAAAGCGAAGTTGGTTCCCTGCAGGCAGAACTGACAGAACTTGTATCCAAGATCAGCCAGCTTGAAAGTGATTTGATAGAAAAGGGCGAAGAGATCACAAAGGCAGAAGATGATTTAAAAGAAGCCCAGAAGCAGGAAGAAGAGCAGTATGAAGATATGAAGCTGCGCATTAAGTTTATGTATGAGGAGGGCGACACCAGTTTTGTGGAGACGCTCGTATCCGCAAAAAACTTTTCCGATCTCGTCAATAAAGCGGAATATGTTCAGAACGTACATACATATGACAGACAGATGCTGACAGAATATGTAGAAACAAAGCAGAAGGTAGCGGACCTCAAAGTTACGCTCGAGGAAGAAATGACCAGCATGGAGAACATGCAGCAGCAGTTTGAGTCTGATAAGGACAGCCTTGACGCCACACTTGAGAGCAAGCAGGCAGAGATCGCCAATCTCGACGGAGAGATACAGGCGGCGGTTGAAAAGGCTGCCGAGGAACGAAGAAAAGAGGAAGAAGCAAGGCAGGCAGAGGCAAGAAGACAGGAGGCAGCGCAGGCTCCGTCTGATAACGGAGGCGGCGGAGGTACGGGAGGAAGCAGCAAACCGTCCACGCCTCAGCCATCTTACCAGGGACAGGGCGACACAGCAGTCGCGCAGGCGATCGTGAGCGCTGCGTATTCGCAGCTTGGAGTTCCTTATAAATGGGGAGGAACGACGCCGGGCGTCGGACTTGACTGTTCCGGGCTTGTTCAGTATGCACACAGGGTGGCTGGAATTTCCATCCCAAGAAACTCAGAGGCGCAGTATGCGGCCGGTCAGAAAGTTTCAATTCCGCAGCCGGGCGACATCTGCTGGAAGCCGGGACATGTAGGCGTTTATATCGGCAACGGCAAGATGATCGAAGCACAGCAGACGGGTACCAATATTATGATAAGTAATGTCAGAGCAGTAGGTTATGCAAGATATTGGTAGGAAATAACTGGCAATTTATGTAAATATATTGAAAAAAATAGAAAAATGTAGTATTCTGACCTTAAGGTATGCGGGGGCGTATGAGAAAGAACGACAGAAAGTTTGTATTTCTGCCGTACAATAATTAATAAGGATGGGTGAGAATATGAAGAAACGATTAGGACAGGCACTCATCACTACTTTAGTGATGAGTTCTTTAGTTGCAGCACCTGTTTTGGCGGCGCCTGGCGGCGTGGATGAGCTGGAAGGCCAGAAACAGGCAGTCGAAGCCCAGGCGGAGGATGTCAATGCCAGGCTCGTCAGTCTCCTTGTGCAGTTTGATGCATTGAAACAGGATATGGCCGGCCAGAAAGAACGTATCGCCCAGGCGGAGAAAGACTATAAGGAAGCCAGTGAAAAGGAGCAGGAACAGTATGAAGCAATGAAGCTTCGTATACAGTACATGTACGAGCAGGGGGATACGAGCTTCCTTGAGACTGTAGTATCCGCCAGCAGTTATTCCGATCTGGTCAATAAGGCGGAATATGTGCAGAAGGTACACTCTTACGACAGAAAGATGCTCAAAGAGTACGTTGACACGAAAAACGAAGTGGCATCTCTGAAAGAGGAACTGGAGTCCGGTGAAGCCGAGATGGAGGCAATGGCGGAAGACTTAAGCGGACAGCAGGCGAATCTGGAAGGTACTTTGTCTGATATGAGAAGCCAGATAGCGGATTTTGACACACAGCTGGCGGCGGCAAAGGAAGAAGCGGCCCAGCAGCTTGGCGAGCTGACAGAAGATACAGAGAACATGACCGCATCCATCGATAACAGCGGCTCAGATGATGGGGCCGGCGGCGGAAAACCATCATCCGGAGGAAGTACAGGCGGCGCGGCCGCAGGCCAGACGTCGAAACCGACCGGAAATACAGGCGGCAGTACAGGCAGTTCTTCAAATAACAATACGAGTAAGCCCTCTAACAACAACGGTGGAAGCAATACGAGCAAGCCGTCCAACAATAACAGCGGCAATACAAGTAAGCCAAGCAACGCGTCACTCGGCCAGCAGATTGCCTCAAAGGCATGTACATATGTAGGAAATCCGTACGTATACGGCGGCACGAGCCTGACGAACGGGGCCGATTGTTCCGGGTTCGTTCAGTCTGTACACAGGCTGTTCGGTATCTCCACACCGAGAGATTCCTGGGGACAGCTGGCAGGAGGAAAAGCGGTCACTTACTCGAATATACTGCCCGGCGATGTCATCGTGTACAGCGACCATGTTGCCATCTACATAGGCGGAAACCAGATCGTCCATGCGTCTAACAGCAAGCCGTACCCGGCGGGGGGAATTAAGATAAGCAGCCCCGCAAACTACAGAACGGTTCTCGGAGTGAGACGGTACTGGTAATAAAGAAACTTACAGAAGAAATTCTCACTACAGAAAAAATGCAGGAACAAGCCTGTAAATGCAAGAAAACCCTTGCATTTACAGGCTTTTTGTGGTAATATACAACAGTCGCAAAAAAACACGCATATGGTTGTCTGCATCGGTGCCTAAGCTCGGTTGAGCCGGTTTTGCAGAAAAGAAATGTGCGGAAGAAAGAAAACCAAATGGAGGAAAAAGACATGAGTGTTATTTCAATGAAGCAACTTTTAGAAGCAGGTGTTCATTTCGGACATCAGACAAGAAGATGGAACCCTAAGATGGCTCCGTATATCTACACAGAGAGAAACGGTATCTACATTATCGATCTGCAGAAGTCTGTAGGCAAAGTTGACGAGGCTTACCAGGCAATCTCTGACATCGCTGCAGAGGGCGGCTCCATCCTGTTCGTAGGTACGAAGAAGCAGGCACAGGACGCTATCAAGACAGAATCTGAACGTTGCGGAATGTTTTATGTAAATGAAAGATGGCTTGGCGGTATGCTCACCAACTTCAAGACGATCAAGAGCAGGATCAACCGTTTAAAAGAGATCGAGAGAATGTCTGAAGACGGAACATTCGATGTGCTGCCGAAGAAAGAAGTTATCCAGTTAAAGAAAGAATGGGAGAAGCTTGAGAAAAACCTTGGCGGCATCAAAGAGATGAAGAAAGCGCCGGACGCGATCTTCGTAGTAGATCCAAAGAAAGAAAGAATCTGTGTACAGGAAGCTCACACACTCGGCATTCCGCTTATCGGAATCGCTGATACAAACTGTGATCCGGAAGAGCTTGATTATGTGATCCCGGGAAATGATGATGCTATCCGTGCAGTTAAATTGATCGTTTCCAAGATGGCAGACGCTGTTATCGAAGCAAACCAGGGAGCAACCGGATACGAGGAAGAATATGTTGAAGGTGAAGGCGCTTACGAAGAGACAGCAGAGGCAAACTAATATAGAAGGAAGGTAACTTCCGGAACATAATATAGATGGAGGACGATAAGATGGCAATTACAGCTAGTATGGTAAAAGAGTTAAGAGAAATGACAGGCGCAGGCATGATGGACTGTAAAAAAGCTCTTAACGAGACAAATGGAAATATGGACGAGGCAGTAGAATACCTGAGAAAGAACGGACAGGCCAAAGCTGAGAAGAAGGCCGGACGTATCGCGGCAGAAGGTCTCGTTATGGCTGAGGTAAAGGAAGATAAGACAGCAGCGATCGTAGAGGTTAACTCTGAGACTGACTTTGTAGCAAAAAATGCAGAGTTCCAGGGATTTGTAAAGGCTGTCACAGAGCAGGCACTCGCGACAGACGCAGCTGACATGGACGCGTTTATGGCAGAGGCATGGATCGCAGACACTTCCAAAACTGTAAAAGACGCACTCACAGAGAAAATCTCTGTTATCGGTGAGAATCTGAACATCAGAAGATTTGAAAAAGTAGTGACAGACGGATGTGTTGTATCCTACATCCACGGCGGCGGCCGCATCGGCGTTCTCGTGGAGGCTTCCACAGATGTTGTAAATGACGACATCAGAGCTTGTCTGAAGAACGTAGCTATGCAGGTTGCAGCAATGTCTCCGAAGTATGTATCCCGCGACGAAGTTTCCCAGGATTACCTGGATCACGAAAAAGAGATCCTGCTTGCCCAGGCGAAGATCGAGAACCCGGATAAGCCGGAAAATATCATCGAGAAGATGATCATCGGACGTCTCAACAAAGAGATGAAAGAAATCTGTCTGCTTGACCAGGTATACGTACAGGACAGCGATCTTACAGTTGCCAAGTATGTAGAGAAGGTTGCAAAAGAAGCAGGCGCTGACATGAAAGTTACGAAGTTCGTTCGTTTTGAGACCGGAGAAGGCCTTGAGAAGAAGAACGAAGACTTTGCTGCTGAAGTTGCGGCTCAGATGGGACAGTAAAATAGAATCTACAGTGTCTTTTTAGAAATATTGGTCCTCACAAATGGCGTATGCGCGCTGTTTGTGAGGATTTTTTTGCGCAAAAACAGTTCGGTCTTCCATCAATGATTGACAAAAAAATCACTATGTGCTAAAATTAAAATATCAGAAAATTATAAAGATATAATTAATTAAACAATTAATAATACATAATAAAAACAAATAAACAGAATAATAAGTCGATAAATGGTGAGAATTTTAAAATGAGAAAAAGACATTTTATCAAAAAGGGAAAGCGATTCGTATGTATATTTTTAATTCCATTATTTGTATTAACAATCTCCGGAGAAAAAGCGGAGGTTGTTTTTGCTGATGATGGAAAAAATATTACTCAGAATTGGGCGGCTGCGGCAGTGTTTTATAATACAACAGCGGATGAAACAGAAACATATCATATGACGGATGAAGAATTTATAAATACTAAGACAGAGTTAGAATCGCGGTTAGTGTATGCGTACAGTACATATTACAATAAATTGCCGGAAGCAGAAGGGGAGGCGTTGAAAGAAGCACAAAAGGCGTGGATCGACTGCTATTATTCCTATGTCAGTGCTTTGGAGCAGCGCTGGCTGGAGCCGGTGAAGATTTTCTTTGGTGTTACAGGAAAAGAACGGCGCACTAATGTATACCGGGAATTTATATTGCTGCTGCTGACGAACCGGATCACGGATCTGGAAGAGTGGAATGCCGGTGAATTTGCTGAGATGGAGGAGGCATTTGCGCCTTTTAAGAAAAGCGAATTAGAAAAAGAAAAAGAACAGCTGCAGGTAGATATGGGATTGTGCCTTTATGTGATCCAGGAAGAATACAGACAAAAGATCAAAGCGGCGCATAAGAAGTATTTTACATTTTTG
This is a stretch of genomic DNA from [Clostridium] hylemonae DSM 15053. It encodes these proteins:
- the tsf gene encoding translation elongation factor Ts; translation: MAITASMVKELREMTGAGMMDCKKALNETNGNMDEAVEYLRKNGQAKAEKKAGRIAAEGLVMAEVKEDKTAAIVEVNSETDFVAKNAEFQGFVKAVTEQALATDAADMDAFMAEAWIADTSKTVKDALTEKISVIGENLNIRRFEKVVTDGCVVSYIHGGGRIGVLVEASTDVVNDDIRACLKNVAMQVAAMSPKYVSRDEVSQDYLDHEKEILLAQAKIENPDKPENIIEKMIIGRLNKEMKEICLLDQVYVQDSDLTVAKYVEKVAKEAGADMKVTKFVRFETGEGLEKKNEDFAAEVAAQMGQ